From a region of the Haematobia irritans isolate KBUSLIRL chromosome 4, ASM5000362v1, whole genome shotgun sequence genome:
- the LOC142233900 gene encoding uncharacterized protein LOC142233900 gives MVHSPRAKAIQRSSTSFHAEQSRSANKSQQRKHDTYICKLCKRFHSIKNCPKFLNMTPKQRNIFILKEAYCVNSLARSHRFRDCRSGNMCRLCGKPHNSLLHPNYERVNRNRGDDRSRDNRRNTSS, from the exons ATGGTCCATTCGCCGAGAGCAAAAGCAATTCAGCGATCTTCGACGTCTTTCCATGCAGAACAAAGCAG ATCTGCGAATAAGTCTCAGCAGCGAAAGCATGACACTTATATATGTAAGCTTTGCAAGCGATTTCACTCGATCAAGAATTGCCCGAAATTTTTGAATATGACACCAAAACAGCGCAACATCTTTATATTGAAGGAAGCATATTGCGTGAACTCTCTAGCTCGAAGCCATAGATTTCGTGATTGTCGATCCGGGAACATGTGTCGGTTATGTGGTAAGCCTCACAATAGTCTGTTGCACCCCAACTATGAAAGAGTTAACCGAAATCGAGGAGACGATCGCTCAAGAGACAATAGACGTAATACCAGCAGCTGA